One segment of Triticum aestivum cultivar Chinese Spring chromosome 2A, IWGSC CS RefSeq v2.1, whole genome shotgun sequence DNA contains the following:
- the LOC123187793 gene encoding putative mediator of RNA polymerase II transcription subunit 26 isoform X1, whose protein sequence is MEGQQQGQQQGQQQGQQEGQQLEGQQEGQQQEWRQQWEEWWLLWQGHWQVQWLEWQSQWQEWWQQLQLPLQQQWENWLLHWHQHFEQWQNLWYEQWQQWEQRCQAQQHQQWWEWPQDQWQFQQWQQQLQHEWQQWQQHGEWQWRLWLQQVQWQQQEVQGQGQQQQVQGQQQQGQGQEPWELRLQFQQWQPHWRQQWHMWHQDWQQQWRQWQQGQQQWREQRQWQWRQWQKDERWQEQERWLRHRLTINMHLIPVSYALSFKPLTTSLVFEDKEGAKIPMLENTTFGNLVADGFVNEIIAAHRRNLSWAGDFCEDDLFVSEGEHFVTIAKEPTKSATDDNQFLDLIQITNWFADKYTENQMVPSYFEEFVDRVYKIPSWQNQCD, encoded by the coding sequence ATGGAGGGGCAGCAGCAGGGGCAACAGCAGGGCCAGCAGCAGGGCCAACAGGAAGGCCAGCAGCTGGAGGGGCAACAGGAGGGCCAGCAGCAGGAGTGGCGCCAACAATGGGAAGAGTGGTGGTTGCTGTGGCAGGGGCATTGGCAAGTGCAGTGGCTGGAGTGGCAGAGTCAATGGCAAGAGTGGTGGCAGCAGTTGCAGCTGCCGCTGCAGCAGCAGTGGGAGAACTGGCTGTTGCACTGGCATCAACACTTTGAGCAGTGGCAGAACCTGTGGTACGAGCAATGGCAGCAATGGGAGCAGCGGTGCCAGGCGCAACAACATCAACAATGGTGGGAGTGGCCGCAGGACCAGTGGCAATTTCAGCAGTGGCAACAACAATTGCAGCACGAATGGCAACAGTGGCAGCAGCATGGGGAATGGCAGTGGCGGCTGTGGCTACAACAGGTTCAGTGGCAGCAGCAGGAGGTGCAGGGGCAGGGGCAGCAGCAACAGGTGCAGGGGCAGCAGCAACAGGGGCAGGGGCAGGAGCCGTGGGAGCTACGTCTGCAGTTTCAACAATGGCAGCCTCATTGGCGGCAGCAGTGGCACATGTGGCATCAAGACTGGCAGCAGCAGTGGCGTCAATGGCAACAGGGCCAACAGCAATGGCGGGAGCAGCGACAATGGCAGTGGCGGCAGTGGCAGAAGGATGAGCGGTGGCAGGAGCAGGAGCGGTGGCTGCGCCACCGGCTAACCATCAATATGCATTTGATACCTGTGTCCTATGCTTTGAGTTTCAAGCCACTCACCACTTCTCTTGTATTCGAAGACAAAGAGGGCGCTAAAATCCCTATGCTCGAGAATACAACCTTCGGCAATTTAGTTGCCGACGGCTTTGTTAATGAGATAATTGCGGCACATCGTCGGAACCTGAGCTGGGCTGGTGATTTCTGCGAGGATGATTTATTTGTATCTGAGGGCGAGCATTTTGTTACCATTGCTAAAGAACCAACGAAGTCAGCAACAGATGATAACCAGTTTCTGGATTTAATTCAGATAACAAATTGGTTTGCTGATAAGTATACTGAGAATCAAATGGTGCCGTCTTATTTTGAAGAGTTTGTTGACAGAGTATATAAAATACCAAGTTGGCAAAATCAATGTGATTGA